Proteins from one Candidatus Zixiibacteriota bacterium genomic window:
- the metG gene encoding methionine--tRNA ligase has product MSRSFYVTTPIYYVNDRPHIGHGYCTVAADVLSRYLRLLGSDSYFLTGTDEHGSKIEKAAEASGVTPQQLVDDHAQSFKDSWKMLDIQNDYFVRTTDARHEEAVKKLVTKLHETTTPDGKSVIYEGEYKGLYCIGCEKFLTEKDLTEDGLCPDHLVKPELLSEKNYFFRLTSYLDQVRDLIESGKLKILPKERKNEVLGLLRHGLDDFSISREKVQWGIPLPFDPSQKAYVWVDALSNYITAIGYGDDRTSFDRWWKGSEIVHLIGKDILKFHAIFWPAILIAAGEKTPDTIFIHGYFTVDGQKMSKSLGNVISNETLVELFGVDSARYLLLNMFPFGTDGNIRLDDFFRKYNSDLANDLGNLVSRTIKLTRGNFKGKIPPAGTPTDDEKDLLQFVKSAADRCKQQIEAINPNGAANAFMSVCRELNRYFDAQKPWALAKEGKPERLATVLRTTLEGIRCVSVMAYPFLPEKCRTLRETLGCVPDPKSIGEAESLEFLVEGAELKLDKALFPRLELPDEAVKEAVDSAPPSDDNLISIEDFARVQLRVAEVLEAEPVPKTDKLLRLQVAIGENKLQIVAGIAEHYKAEDLIGKKIIVVANLKPAKLRGIESQGMLLAAKKGKKLTLLTIETDLPSGATIS; this is encoded by the coding sequence TTGTCACGATCATTTTATGTCACCACGCCGATCTACTATGTCAACGACCGCCCACACATCGGTCACGGCTACTGCACCGTTGCGGCTGACGTCCTGTCCAGATACCTCAGGCTCCTCGGCTCCGATTCGTATTTCCTGACCGGAACAGATGAGCACGGCTCGAAAATAGAGAAAGCAGCGGAAGCTTCCGGAGTGACTCCGCAGCAGCTAGTCGATGACCATGCACAGTCTTTCAAGGACTCATGGAAGATGCTTGATATTCAGAATGACTACTTTGTCAGAACCACCGACGCGCGGCATGAAGAGGCTGTGAAGAAGCTGGTTACAAAGCTCCATGAGACTACTACTCCCGACGGCAAATCTGTGATTTATGAGGGAGAGTACAAAGGACTTTATTGTATCGGATGTGAGAAGTTTCTTACGGAGAAAGATCTCACCGAGGATGGCCTGTGCCCCGATCATCTCGTGAAGCCGGAGCTTCTATCGGAAAAGAACTACTTCTTCAGGCTCACATCGTATCTCGATCAAGTCAGAGATCTGATTGAATCCGGGAAACTCAAGATATTGCCGAAGGAGAGGAAGAACGAGGTGCTCGGACTCCTGCGGCACGGTCTCGACGATTTCTCGATATCCCGCGAGAAGGTGCAGTGGGGCATACCTCTGCCATTCGATCCCTCCCAGAAAGCGTATGTCTGGGTTGACGCTCTCTCGAACTACATAACTGCGATTGGATATGGTGATGATCGTACGTCATTCGATCGGTGGTGGAAGGGCAGCGAGATTGTCCACCTGATCGGAAAAGACATCCTGAAATTCCATGCTATTTTCTGGCCTGCAATCCTCATTGCCGCAGGAGAGAAGACTCCCGATACGATCTTCATACATGGCTATTTCACCGTAGACGGTCAGAAAATGTCGAAGTCCCTCGGCAATGTGATATCGAATGAAACTTTGGTCGAGCTGTTCGGAGTCGATTCAGCACGGTATCTTCTGTTGAACATGTTTCCGTTCGGTACCGACGGAAACATTCGCCTCGATGACTTCTTCAGGAAGTATAATTCTGATCTCGCGAATGATCTTGGGAATTTGGTATCGCGCACGATCAAGCTGACCAGGGGCAATTTCAAAGGCAAGATACCCCCTGCCGGCACGCCGACTGATGACGAGAAGGATCTGCTTCAATTTGTCAAATCCGCAGCCGACCGATGCAAACAGCAGATAGAGGCTATCAACCCTAATGGCGCTGCCAATGCTTTCATGAGTGTATGCAGAGAGCTGAACCGATACTTCGACGCTCAGAAGCCATGGGCGCTAGCCAAAGAGGGTAAGCCGGAACGACTCGCAACGGTCCTTCGCACGACTCTTGAAGGCATCAGATGCGTTTCGGTAATGGCGTATCCATTTCTCCCGGAGAAATGCCGGACCCTTCGCGAGACTCTGGGATGTGTTCCTGATCCCAAGTCTATTGGGGAAGCGGAATCGCTCGAATTCCTTGTCGAGGGGGCTGAGTTGAAACTGGACAAGGCACTATTCCCGAGACTTGAGCTTCCTGACGAGGCCGTCAAGGAGGCAGTCGATTCAGCACCGCCATCCGATGACAATCTAATCTCAATCGAGGATTTTGCAAGAGTGCAGTTGAGAGTCGCTGAGGTGCTCGAAGCAGAGCCTGTCCCGAAGACCGACAAGCTTCTCAGATTACAAGTTGCTATAGGCGAGAATAAGCTGCAGATCGTCGCCGGCATTGCTGAGCATTACAAGGCTGAGGATCTCATCGGCAAGAAGATAATTGTGGTGGCAAATCTGAAGCCCGCCAAACTTCGGGGTATCGAAAGCCAGGGGATGCTCCTTGCTGCGAAGAAGGGCAAGAAACTTACATTGCTGACCATTGAGACCGATCTGCCCTCGGGTGCGACTATTAGCTGA
- a CDS encoding biotin--[acetyl-CoA-carboxylase] ligase: MIIFSDSKQFAEMVMLDDLQWGEADFRSVGGRLTEIAGYVFDWQAVHQAEITSSHCFDYLFISEHSSSSQYDFIIDLCKQNAELPHGILLLAGSGSGFHGQRDRAWESPPGNIYLTAFFAPNKEIHQFGPGFMALPAVSVIDAIDSIEGLNGRSSLKWVNDILVGNAKVGGVLTYTQAMGPEVTGAVLGIGVNVEAPPEVELNEFVPDVACLSDYVDDINLCNLRLVLDSLIHNLDRNYQLLENGDYRQLLDQYRDRSAIIGREVVICADDDKPLPDVIATGRVKSIGENLELYLEGSDAPISRGRLILRM, translated from the coding sequence ATGATCATATTTTCTGACAGCAAGCAGTTTGCAGAGATGGTCATGTTAGATGACCTTCAGTGGGGTGAGGCTGACTTCCGTTCGGTTGGCGGCAGATTGACTGAAATCGCTGGTTATGTTTTCGATTGGCAGGCTGTTCATCAGGCTGAGATCACATCATCGCACTGCTTCGATTATCTCTTCATTTCAGAGCATTCTTCGAGTTCGCAATACGACTTCATTATTGATCTCTGCAAACAAAATGCAGAACTCCCGCACGGTATCCTCCTGCTGGCGGGCTCCGGCAGCGGATTCCACGGTCAGCGGGACCGGGCGTGGGAGAGTCCGCCCGGCAATATATACCTGACTGCATTCTTCGCGCCCAACAAAGAGATCCATCAGTTCGGACCGGGATTCATGGCGTTGCCCGCAGTTTCTGTGATTGACGCAATCGACTCAATCGAAGGGCTCAATGGCAGATCGTCGCTGAAGTGGGTGAATGACATTCTCGTTGGAAATGCCAAAGTCGGCGGTGTGCTTACTTATACGCAGGCGATGGGACCGGAGGTGACGGGTGCGGTGCTTGGGATCGGTGTGAATGTCGAAGCACCGCCGGAGGTCGAGTTGAACGAATTCGTACCGGACGTCGCCTGTCTCAGCGATTATGTCGATGATATCAATCTCTGCAACCTCAGGCTGGTGCTCGACAGCCTGATACACAATCTGGACAGAAATTACCAGTTACTCGAGAATGGCGATTACCGGCAGTTGCTCGATCAATATCGAGACAGATCAGCCATTATCGGCAGAGAAGTCGTTATCTGTGCCGATGACGACAAACCGCTCCCCGATGTCATCGCCACCGGCCGTGTGAAGAGCATAGGCGAGAACCTCGAGTTGTATCTTGAAGGTTCTGATGCACCGATTTCTCGCGGGCGACTGATCCTCCGAATGTGA
- a CDS encoding LapA family protein, which yields MPQQSSSGSGPGAKVIFLVIVFVLLIVVLLQNTHRVGFNLLLWTIGMSQALLTLISVMTGFVAGLVAYAILGRKKPGK from the coding sequence ATGCCTCAACAAAGTTCGTCGGGGTCGGGACCAGGCGCAAAAGTCATCTTTCTGGTGATCGTCTTCGTTCTGCTGATCGTAGTACTGTTGCAGAACACTCATCGCGTAGGGTTTAATCTGCTCCTGTGGACAATCGGCATGTCTCAGGCGCTGTTGACCCTGATCTCGGTCATGACCGGATTCGTTGCCGGACTGGTCGCGTACGCGATCCTAGGGCGCAAGAAGCCTGGCAAATAG
- a CDS encoding insulinase family protein has product MRSRHLYAIVAAFVVLSLSLPLYAQSTRSEGSKLIDQLEFSDISWNIPKLGVDVVVDTLPNGMVLFMMEDHRLPVFNIRSLIRTGEIYMPEDRMGLIDLVGTVMRTGGTTTLDPDKLNEELEYLAASVETSIDNESGSARLNCMSKDVDRGLELFADVLMNPAFNQERIDLQKDKMKESIRRRNDSPGSICGREFNHLIYADHPYGSILEWEHVRDVTREDMLAFHKKYYVPNNVWLGITGDFSIDEIKAKVASTFESWKSAEIDLSKKKKVNPAPKPGVYLIDKDLTQSNIRFGQLGVNQYSPDRFAISIMNYILGGGSFTSRMTTEVRSNMGLAYSVGSRFSTGSTDLGSFYAYCQTKTETTYKAVSEMVRQINSMKEAEVTDFELNSAKDSYINSFVFNFTDPSSIVAQLMNLEFDGMPRDYYDTYLNNVRSVTKQDVLAAAKKYLDPKKMTFLVVGNSEGFESPLDEFGTITMLELKEPHVE; this is encoded by the coding sequence ATGAGAAGCAGACACCTATATGCGATTGTGGCAGCCTTTGTAGTCCTCTCATTGAGCCTCCCACTCTACGCGCAGAGTACGAGGTCCGAGGGGTCTAAACTGATTGATCAGCTGGAATTCAGCGATATCTCCTGGAATATTCCTAAGCTGGGCGTCGACGTTGTGGTAGACACTCTGCCCAACGGCATGGTCCTCTTCATGATGGAAGATCACCGGCTGCCTGTATTCAATATCCGGTCACTAATCAGAACCGGTGAGATTTACATGCCGGAAGACAGAATGGGACTCATCGATCTCGTAGGGACAGTCATGAGGACTGGCGGAACTACAACGCTCGATCCCGACAAGCTGAATGAAGAACTCGAATATCTTGCAGCGTCGGTCGAGACAAGCATTGACAATGAGTCAGGGAGTGCGAGGCTGAATTGCATGTCGAAGGATGTCGACAGGGGACTTGAGCTGTTTGCCGATGTGCTGATGAATCCGGCATTCAATCAGGAAAGGATCGATCTGCAGAAGGACAAGATGAAAGAGAGTATCAGGCGACGGAACGATTCACCCGGTAGCATCTGCGGGAGGGAATTCAATCACCTGATCTATGCTGACCATCCATACGGCAGCATTCTCGAATGGGAGCATGTAAGAGACGTCACTCGTGAAGACATGCTGGCGTTCCACAAGAAATACTACGTTCCGAATAATGTCTGGCTCGGTATTACGGGAGATTTCAGCATTGATGAAATCAAGGCCAAAGTCGCCAGCACTTTTGAGAGCTGGAAATCGGCTGAAATTGACCTCTCCAAAAAGAAGAAGGTCAATCCCGCACCTAAGCCGGGTGTTTATCTGATTGACAAGGATCTGACCCAGTCTAACATACGCTTTGGACAGCTCGGAGTGAATCAGTACAGTCCGGACAGATTCGCCATCTCGATTATGAACTACATTCTCGGCGGAGGTTCATTTACTTCTAGAATGACCACCGAAGTCCGGTCGAATATGGGATTGGCATACTCGGTCGGATCGAGATTCTCGACCGGCAGTACGGATCTTGGCAGCTTCTACGCATACTGCCAGACGAAGACAGAGACGACTTACAAGGCTGTCAGCGAGATGGTCAGGCAGATCAACTCCATGAAGGAGGCGGAAGTCACCGATTTTGAGTTGAACTCTGCGAAGGACTCATATATCAACAGTTTTGTCTTCAATTTCACCGATCCGTCGAGCATTGTAGCTCAGTTGATGAATCTCGAATTCGACGGCATGCCGCGCGATTACTACGACACATATCTTAATAACGTGCGGAGCGTGACGAAGCAGGATGTGCTTGCTGCTGCGAAAAAGTACCTTGATCCCAAAAAGATGACATTCCTCGTGGTGGGCAATTCTGAAGGTTTCGAATCGCCGCTCGATGAGTTCGGTACTATTACGATGCTTGAATTGAAAGAACCTCACGTCGAATAG
- a CDS encoding insulinase family protein, translated as MAQAKTLLLAASLLALMSFSVAVASDINIDVKETTLSNGMKILVLENHDAPVFSAMIRARVGAVDEKAGQTGLSHFLEHMLFKGTKTFGTSDYEAERPLMAKIDSIGELLRAEWGRIHNPLLPLDSTLYQKYRKEIEDIQMEQAKYIIKDEMWETYVKNGGSRLNASTGQDGTQFYVSLPSNRLELWALLESDRFGSTVFREFYSERDVVYEERRLRTDTQPRGKMDEAMGAAAFTASGYSHPVVGWASDIETWDHDLLKDYFHTYYSPNNLVASVVGDVDANEVFAVCEKYFGKIPRGPEPPIITTIEPEQKGERRVIVEFDASPSINIGWHCPPIGHPDNAALDVLTSILSQGRTSRFNKSIVEEQKLATRASIYSSSSRYTDLIAAYATPLQPHTCAEAEQAIYDEIDKLKIEPVSEWELQKIRNQLDADFIRGMDSNLGMGWRLAHYYAMTGDWKYMLTSYENMKKVTAADIMRVANEYFSPDERTVVTLVKTESKDTEEPMSGRPRGARHEGGGQ; from the coding sequence ATGGCACAAGCCAAAACCTTGCTTCTTGCGGCATCACTCCTTGCGCTGATGTCCTTTTCCGTTGCGGTGGCATCGGATATCAACATCGACGTCAAGGAAACAACACTTTCCAACGGAATGAAGATTCTCGTTTTGGAGAATCACGATGCGCCGGTATTCTCGGCGATGATCCGTGCTCGGGTCGGAGCGGTTGATGAGAAAGCTGGCCAGACTGGTCTGTCGCATTTCCTCGAGCATATGCTTTTCAAGGGGACAAAGACATTCGGAACGTCAGACTATGAAGCCGAAAGACCGCTGATGGCCAAAATCGATTCGATCGGAGAGCTATTGCGTGCGGAGTGGGGCAGGATTCATAATCCATTGCTCCCACTCGATTCGACGCTCTATCAGAAGTACCGGAAGGAAATCGAAGATATTCAGATGGAGCAAGCTAAGTACATAATCAAAGATGAGATGTGGGAGACCTACGTGAAGAACGGCGGATCAAGGTTGAATGCGTCGACCGGCCAGGATGGAACACAGTTTTATGTTTCGCTACCGTCGAACCGGCTGGAACTCTGGGCGCTGCTGGAGAGCGACCGTTTCGGGAGCACGGTTTTTCGCGAATTCTATTCTGAGCGGGATGTTGTTTATGAGGAACGCCGCCTTCGCACCGACACCCAGCCTCGCGGCAAAATGGACGAAGCAATGGGTGCGGCTGCGTTCACCGCATCCGGATACAGTCATCCGGTTGTAGGATGGGCCTCTGATATCGAAACATGGGATCATGATCTCCTCAAGGACTATTTCCACACTTACTACTCTCCCAACAATCTCGTAGCGTCCGTCGTTGGCGATGTCGACGCGAATGAGGTCTTTGCGGTCTGCGAAAAGTATTTCGGGAAGATTCCTCGCGGACCCGAGCCGCCGATCATCACTACGATCGAGCCGGAACAGAAAGGTGAGCGCCGCGTGATTGTCGAATTTGACGCAAGCCCCTCTATCAATATCGGGTGGCATTGTCCGCCGATAGGGCATCCTGATAACGCGGCACTCGACGTACTGACCTCGATACTGTCTCAGGGCAGAACGAGCAGATTCAACAAGTCGATTGTCGAGGAGCAGAAGCTTGCCACACGGGCGAGTATCTATTCGTCTTCGTCGCGGTACACCGATCTTATCGCAGCGTACGCAACACCGCTTCAGCCGCATACGTGCGCAGAGGCGGAACAGGCGATATATGACGAGATCGACAAGCTCAAGATCGAACCAGTCTCCGAATGGGAGTTGCAGAAAATACGCAATCAGCTCGATGCCGACTTCATCCGTGGTATGGATTCGAATCTCGGTATGGGATGGCGTCTCGCCCACTACTATGCTATGACTGGTGACTGGAAGTATATGCTAACATCGTATGAGAATATGAAGAAGGTGACCGCGGCAGACATCATGCGCGTGGCAAACGAGTATTTCTCTCCGGATGAACGAACAGTCGTTACCCTTGTCAAGACGGAATCGAAAGATACGGAAGAGCCAATGAGTGGCAGACCCCGGGGCGCTCGACATGAAGGAGGTGGACAATGA
- a CDS encoding OsmC family protein codes for MYEVNIKWVGKQQYVAEGHEGRHAIVLDIAEKNGGTDTGLHATELLLIAVGKCSAVDVVRIMQKKRTDLRSLNVTVTGEISADYPKYFEKIHIKYVASGDGVTVEKIEQAVQLSHKKYCTVANSLTDRCKITTSVEVV; via the coding sequence ATGTACGAAGTCAACATCAAATGGGTCGGGAAACAGCAATATGTAGCCGAAGGGCATGAAGGCCGCCACGCCATAGTGCTCGATATTGCCGAGAAAAACGGTGGAACAGATACCGGCTTGCACGCCACAGAACTGCTCCTGATTGCTGTCGGCAAATGCTCTGCAGTCGATGTTGTCAGGATAATGCAGAAAAAGCGGACAGATCTTCGCAGCCTCAATGTCACCGTGACGGGCGAGATATCCGCAGACTATCCGAAGTACTTCGAAAAAATCCATATCAAGTACGTTGCGTCCGGTGATGGCGTGACTGTCGAGAAAATCGAGCAGGCAGTGCAACTCTCGCATAAGAAGTACTGCACAGTTGCTAACTCGCTCACGGACAGATGCAAAATCACAACGTCTGTCGAGGTGGTTTGA
- a CDS encoding PDZ domain-containing protein, producing the protein MNRHKPLKTTAIIGLAAVIVAALILSPAYAGKYSKSKSSAAWLGVYMQDIDSELAEAFDLKTEDGVLIDDVVDDSPAEDAGIRRGDVIVKFDGADIKSSEELSKAVAGHEPGDEVQVVVLRDGEEKTFDVDLDKSRSMRDVYTHNAPSANWFGHSDDNSWTFFSDEGGYLGVSTVELSEQLADYFGAKTGVLVSEVSEDSPAASAGLKAGDIIVKVEDDYVDTPSELRDVIRDYDKGDTVKIEVLRKGNTEMLTAELDETSGSQTWGGVDPMIMNIPNIPNIPGIHHFDDDSGNLNEDMDQLREELKELKKELGDLKEKLK; encoded by the coding sequence ATGAACCGGCACAAACCGCTCAAAACAACCGCAATCATCGGGCTTGCAGCCGTTATTGTCGCTGCGCTGATTCTTTCACCTGCCTATGCGGGAAAATACTCAAAATCAAAGAGCTCCGCGGCATGGCTCGGAGTCTACATGCAGGACATTGACAGCGAGCTGGCTGAGGCATTCGACCTGAAGACTGAGGACGGCGTCTTGATCGATGACGTGGTCGACGACTCACCAGCAGAAGATGCCGGCATCAGGCGGGGCGATGTTATCGTGAAATTCGATGGCGCGGATATCAAGAGTTCGGAAGAACTCTCCAAGGCAGTAGCTGGACATGAACCCGGCGACGAAGTTCAGGTGGTCGTGCTCAGGGATGGCGAGGAGAAGACTTTCGATGTCGATCTCGACAAGAGCCGCTCCATGCGCGACGTCTATACTCATAATGCTCCATCCGCTAACTGGTTCGGGCACTCCGACGACAACTCATGGACTTTCTTCTCGGATGAAGGAGGCTATCTCGGTGTCTCGACAGTCGAGTTGTCGGAGCAACTCGCAGACTACTTCGGCGCCAAGACGGGTGTGCTTGTCAGCGAGGTCTCAGAGGACTCGCCCGCAGCCTCTGCCGGATTGAAGGCTGGCGATATCATCGTCAAAGTCGAAGATGACTATGTCGATACGCCTTCGGAATTGCGCGATGTTATCAGGGATTACGACAAGGGGGACACGGTCAAGATTGAAGTGCTGCGTAAAGGCAACACGGAGATGCTTACTGCCGAACTGGATGAGACTTCAGGGTCTCAGACTTGGGGCGGAGTCGATCCGATGATTATGAATATTCCGAATATCCCGAACATCCCCGGAATTCATCACTTTGATGATGACAGCGGCAATCTGAATGAGGATATGGATCAGCTTCGTGAGGAGCTGAAGGAGCTAAAGAAAGAACTCGGAGATTTGAAAGAGAAGTTGAAATAG
- a CDS encoding VOC family protein, with protein MLKRVDTIILLVQDVDASVWFYSHIVGMSLKFKSPGWAEFVLGDVHLALHRKTPELLEKQDALATLGISINFEISDAEAMAQRFRKLGINPIGGIKDYEFGLYFFVNDPDGYIVGFREYKPEYATQVDA; from the coding sequence TTGCTGAAAAGAGTCGATACGATTATACTGCTGGTGCAGGATGTCGACGCATCGGTGTGGTTCTACAGCCACATAGTCGGGATGTCGCTGAAATTCAAGAGTCCCGGCTGGGCAGAGTTTGTGCTTGGAGATGTGCACCTCGCTCTGCATAGAAAGACACCTGAGTTGCTGGAGAAGCAGGACGCGCTCGCAACACTCGGTATCTCAATCAACTTCGAGATATCTGATGCCGAAGCGATGGCTCAGAGGTTCCGCAAGCTCGGCATCAATCCTATAGGCGGAATCAAGGACTATGAGTTTGGCCTATACTTCTTCGTGAATGATCCCGATGGCTATATTGTTGGCTTCCGCGAATACAAACCGGAGTATGCGACTCAGGTCGACGCCTGA
- a CDS encoding cold shock domain-containing protein: MAKGVVVRVERMHGFGFIQTQDGTEAFFHQRWLRAIKFRDVKIGTIVEFDLERGYRGFKAINLRFAEGNGDDGGNGGFSPE, encoded by the coding sequence ATGGCTAAGGGAGTTGTGGTTCGCGTTGAGCGAATGCACGGGTTCGGTTTCATTCAGACGCAGGATGGCACAGAAGCATTTTTCCACCAGCGCTGGCTGAGAGCGATCAAATTCCGCGATGTCAAGATTGGTACTATTGTCGAATTCGACCTGGAACGGGGCTACAGGGGCTTCAAGGCGATCAATTTGAGATTTGCTGAGGGGAATGGCGACGATGGAGGCAACGGCGGATTCAGTCCCGAGTGA